From the genome of Brassica oleracea var. oleracea cultivar TO1000 chromosome C4, BOL, whole genome shotgun sequence:
CTAACAAGCGTGTGGGTTTTATACAAGACGACGACGACTCGTAACACCTAACACTTGTCGGCTTCCACCATCCACGAGCGTCCAATCTTTTTTTGTTACCGTCACATACTTGTCTTTCCTTTTAATTAAATGTATATACATTATACATTGAAGAAATTATTAGTTACCATTCACCACTAAGTATTTATTTTCATGATTTGTTTTTAAAAATGGTTCAAATGAAAGTAGACTATTTTCTAATGTTTCCATGTAAATGTGGATTTGATTCATACCGTATCTTTGAATTCACTTTCATATAATTAATACAGTATATGGCATAATTTTATCATTGAATATATCAAATATCAACGCACATAGACTGAAGAATATCACAATTAGACAAGGCACTCTAATAACAAACCATATTTGTACAAATTTAAAACGTGTTATTATTCAGAATATAAGGATACTTCAATTTGGTAGTTTTCCATGGAATTTTCTATGCATTTCTTCATAATACGACGTCCCAAAATACTCTTTGTCTAATCCGATTTAATATGGTTTTAATGAGTCAAATTAAGAGTACGTTTAGTGAATTTTTAAGTATCAACTACTAAGCTAATCATAACATAAGCCCATATGTGATGAAATGATGCTTGTTTTGACAATGATAAGAAAACGAATGTCAACGGCAATACGAATCATAAAAAAAAAAATGAAACATTCATCTTCCCACTATACAAAAAAAAACTATAATGACGTTAATTAAATATGGATGAGATTATAATTAATCATAGGTATAGTCATCTTTACAACGACATTGGTTCAATTTATCCTAACCAAATGCTAACGTGTCAAACCTTTATTACATAAAAGTGTATTTTACTCTCTTTTTTTCTTTTGAGCAAACATAAAAGTGTATTTTACATTTTCTTAAAACCAAATCTGAAATTTCCATTTATTCCGGAGATTTTCTTCTCTGTACATCTCCCCTCTGCTCTTCAAAAGTGAAACTTGGAGTCGGAAGAAAAAGAAAATATATATATAGGACTCAACGGATCTTGTTCTTAGTTTTCTTATAATTATCAGAAACCGAAAGACTCTCTCTCAGCCAGAGTCTTTTCAGTATTTTCAAAATTTTCCGATGAGGTGTAAGAGACATACAGTTGACTCCAGCAGCACTATCGGCGTTTGCGCTTCTTGTCTCCGTGAACGTCTCTTCTCTCTCGCCGCCTCTGAAGACAACGATCATCATCATCATGTCCATTCAAGAACTTCTCCTCCTCCTCCTCCTCCTCCTCTGGTTTTCCCTCGCTCTGTTTCTCCTTACGCTGCTGCTAGAAACTCCGACGCCGGAGGAGGAGGAGACTCTTTAGCTTCTTACGGCGGAGAAGGATCAAAGTCATCGGAAAAAGTCTTTGAAACCAACCGATCGGTTAAGAAGAAACAGACCGGTTTATCTCGGTTCTCTACCTTATTCGGAACGGACCGGTCATGGTTCTCCATGGTCCTCTCCCCACGGTCGAAAACTACTACGTGTTACATCGAGGACTTGATCGCCGCCGAATCAAATCATCACCAGCAACGACCTAGGCATAGCTACTGCAAAGGAATGTCTCCGGCGAACGAGCTGGAATCTTTTGATGATTCTCCGGGGAGAGCGAGAAGAACGCCGGCGACGACGGGAACTCCGGGAAGAAGAAAGACGGCGGCGACGACGATGGGTTTGTGCTTGAGTCCGCTAGTGAGAGCTAAGCCTAACTGTTCTTTTGGATATACCGGTTATCATCCAAAATCTCCGGTTAAGCCACACATTTCAACGGCGACGTCTTTTAGCGCGAACCGGTCTAAGAAGCTGGCCGATTTTGGTAGAGCTGATAACCGCCGTTGACTTTTCTTTCTTTCTTTATTTGGTTATAATTTGACCGTTCTATACGAAATTACCTAAAATGTCACTCACAATATTCAACGTAAGTTATATGGTGGCTTTACTATAGCAACATATAGAGAAGTGGAATATATATATATATATTTATTTATAATGAAAAAAGTTTCTCATTGTATATTAAACTGGTAAATTTTTTTTTTTTTCGTTTTCTCTTTATCTTCAAATCAAGTTATAACCAATCTTTATCATATTGAACCGGTTTAGTCATCAACCGAAAAGTTTATTAGAAAATATGAGTGTGTAAACAATTAAAATGAATAACAGAATATGATACATACGTCCAAATTTTACACATGAAATCAATTGATCATAATATATAACATGTGCCGTTTTATATGAACTAGGCAACCATTAATATTTCTGATATGATATCACTTTCGCCTTACATTATTATATATCAATCAATATAAATCAGATGCAAAATATTTATTCAACCTTCTTGATATAATTATAAACCATTTTATGGTTTTGTAAATTAAGCATCATATAATAGAAAGTAATCATCTCGATGTTCTTCATATTTGTAGGGATCACATATTTTTTGCATTGTTTTGTAGAATTCTCTTCTTCACTTCTAGAACTCTCATCTCAAAATTGAAAGACACAGTACAATCCAATTCAATTCAGAAGTCTTAGTCTGGAACAAGAAGCTTGTAACTATATTTTGGCGGATATGTTTGTTTTAAAATTGGATTTTAGTAACCATGCTTTCATAGAATCAGATCCAAGTGCTTTATTTGTTAGTTTTATATGGATAATTTAGTTGATAAACTAATTAAAAACTTCTTAGGACAAGCCCTTTTTTCCATTTGTTTGTGGTAAAAAAGCGTAAAACATAAACTTGCTTTTGATAAACATTTTGTAGATAAACAACAACATTGTATTTATCTACTCATGTAATTTACATCAACACCCAAAACTTTTGATGATTAGAGCAATTGTCAGTCATCTAATTCACGATTGTCCTCGGTAACTAATAATTGGTGTTATTTGAGTCATGTGAACAATGGAAAAACCTTTTTGACTCGTCAGCTTAGTTTCAATGCTTGGAGATACAAAATCATATGTTGAAGATAAGGGAAAGCTTGCTTTATCATATGCTATTGGTTTTAATTTTGTCAGCTGCAAAGAATCCGTTGAGAGTTAGTGAGGCGGTGAAACTTCAGTTCCCGTGGAATAATGAACAAAGACCAAATTGTTTGTATGGTAAATGGTTACTGACTAAGGATTAATCCACCGTTGGTCTGACCAAAAGTCAAGTGCCTGACATGGAAGGAAGAAACGAGAAGAATGTCTACACTTTACTTAATATAGCTCAAAGTTATATAATTTAATTTCGGAGACCGTTAAATCACAATATTTAACAAAAGTAGTGAAGCATAGTCTTTAAAACTCCAAAAGACAACAACAGTTTTAGAGTTAGGGACAAACCACACACTAAAAGCAAGGAGACTCCCTTTTAAAACAATCTGATGAAGAAGAAGGCAAAAATTTTACACAAAGAAGAAGATAATAGCAGATCAAGATCATGCGAGGGCTTTTTCCGAGTATGTTGTTTTGTTCTCTATAATGTTTGTTGCCAATTCTTTTTTTTTTTAACAAGAGCATCCTCCTGATTGCTGCTGAGCCGAAGATGCATTGGCATTGGAAGACTTGAGATTCACATCAACCATATCTTCTTGCTTTGTTGAAGACAGTGTTTCCATTCCGGGCAAAGCTGCTGCTATCTTGCGGAAAAGAGCCTAGCAATATCCAAGTAAAAAAGGTAAACAAGTGTTGAGAGAGTATCAAAGGTAAACCCATATGAACGAAGAAGACATACAAGTAGCAGTTTTTGTTTTCTTATTTGTGTTTCAAGGAGAACTCAGAAATAAGTGAAGAGAAGATCCTTTGTTACCTTTATGTTGAAGCCTGCTTTGGCACTGGTTTCGATGAACATTACATTAAGTTCACGAGCCTTGGCTTCTGCTTCCTCTATTGACACTTGCCTGAGAAAACAACCCTTTTAATTATTAGTAAGGCGCCATCAGCAGTAACAAACAGTAAACGCTCTGTCCTAACCTTTTGTCCACAAGGTCGGTTTTATTTCCCACGAGCACAACTATGACATCACTACCACGCTCTGTCCTAACCTCATCGATCCACTTAGCAGTGTTCAGAAACGATTGCCTGCCTATATGTCAACAGGAAAAACAAAAAACAAAAAAAACGATCAAGTTTCACAATGCAAGAATCTGAATGGATCAAAACAAGGAAGAAATCAAAACACAATGTACTCATAAGACTATTTAAATATCACATCCCCAACATCTCAAATATGGGAAAGTATGCATGTGTTACTGAAAAGTTTAGAGAAGGTCCACATACTTGCAACATCATAGACAATAACAGCAACAGAAGAGTCCCTGATATAGCTCGGAATAAGACTCCTAAACCTCTCTTGCCCAGCTGTATCCCTGTCATATGAATAATCTCTCAATGTTAATCATCAAACTATCATCTGCCAGTTTATTCGAAACCTGAAATGAGGTTCCAGATCTTACCACAACTGCAGTCTGACAGTTCGATCTTCAAGGTACATTGTCTTTGATAGAAAATCAATACCAATTGTGGCCTGCATATTAAAAAAAAAAAAACATAAACAACTGAGAAAAAGGGAGATCATTTGGGTATAAATCTAATGAAAATAATCAAGTAATGTTGATCTTCAAGATACTTACTATTACGTGCTTAAGCGTAATGATCACATTCTACAAAATCAAGATCATATACTGAATCATTCATCAACTAAGAACTACTTCGATAAGTATCCATTCGGTTTCTACCATCTTCTACTAAACTACATTCTCAAGTGCGTACAACAAACAATCAACAGTGAGCAATCACAACACACAAAATCACGAGCAACGAGAAGCTAAAGGAGAATCGCAAACATGATCCTTACCACTACTTCGATTAGATAAGCAACGATAACAAGATCAACGCGAGCTAAGTTCAATTCCATAGCGTTTCTACGATCTTCTACAGGGACTACATTCTCGAAAAGCGATGAGAAGCTAAACGAGATCACACACACACATGAGCCTTAACTACTGATTGTTACATTGCTAACGATCTACAAATCAGATCACAACACATAATCGAACGCGAGATCAGAGAAACGGATCTACAAAACTAAGCTAACGTTCGTGCATCGGCGAGATCCTTACGCTAGATCGGAGGAGGAAAAAAAATCGGATTAAACCTGGTAAGTGTTGTCGAACTTGTCGTACATGAATCGAGTGATGATACTCGTCTTCCCGACGGATTGATCTCCCAGAAACACGAGCTTATACTTGGCGAGCGCCGAGACCGGAGCCATTGAAAACCTCGAGATCGAGACGGATCTGAGATACGTCGCGGAGGAAGGAGTTTCCCAATCTAAGCCGGAGATAGAGAGAGAGAGAGAATGTTTACTCGAAGAAAGAAAGGGTCATTTAGGTGCAATTAGAAACTTATTGGGGGGGTACTTTACAATATTATAAGAAATTAGACGCAGATTGTTAAATTTTTCAAAACGTTATGGGCTTCATTTGTAAGGGCCCATAGGCTTGGCACGTGATAAGAACGTGCCTTCTTTCTCTTACGTTTGATAGTTTGGACTTTGGAGACTGTGGAGATATTGATGGCTTGTTTTATGGGTAAGGCCTTGCACGTGCCTGAAAGTGTTAGGTGACCTCTCTCTCTCTCTACTTATCCATACCAGTTTTGGGTTTCAAAAGAGAAGACTCTCAGCAGCTTTTTCATAAGTGTTAAGTGATGCGTCTACGTATTTCCTCAATCTTGGTATAGTTCAGTGCGATAAGGCTCTCATATGAGTCAATATCAGCACTTAATGATGACCAAAAAAAAAAAAAAAAACTAACACTTGATAATATAAAAGAGAGCCGGAGGAAGAGTGTAGTTCATGAACTGCAAACTAATAGAAAAACCAGTGTGCTTTATATGATAATTAGGTGGAGATATGTATAGTAAGAACAGGTGGTCACTGATTTGGACTATTCATAAACATTGTAATTATTTTCTAACACCAAAGAGAAGTTAATGTAGTTAGTAGTAAAGAGAGCTCTTTTAGCAATCTGCCAAAGTTAGTTTTCTATACGCCCCTCCCACATCTGTTGTTTCCAGTCTGACTTGTTAGATCGCAGCAGCTTTGGGCATTTTCTTTGATGCATCTGAAATATTTATTTATTCAACATGGGTTTTCTCGTTAGAGTCGAAAGATTCAATTCTACAAATAACTATAGAGAAATATAAAAAGGAGGTTTTTTACCATCTTCAACGTCCTTGAGCTGGTAGTAATGTGGAGCTAACTCAATCAACCACTCTGGTTTCAACTCCGTTACCTGCATGCAATTTTGGGATATTAATTGTTTATTATACAAACAATTCAAAACAAGCATCCAATTATATGATTAGACAGACCTAGCAATGATGAAAAAATAAATAATTACCTGTCGCATGTATTCCTTGGAGGTGAGCACTAGTTCATGATATACAACAACACCTACAAAGAATAACTCATCAGTATTCCAACAAATCAAGATTCTATCAGTATACAGTGTGAGAATTAATAAACACCTGAGATAAGCCTGAATTGGGATGTATGTGCACCGTCTGAGGATGCTTCACAGTTCGATATGATCCATTCTTCTGCAGCCTCGCAGTGTGCGGGAAAAAACCTGATCAAGGAGATCATTCATTAGCAGAGAGAGTGGTATATACACAATAATACATTTCAAAATCAACAAAAACTTAAAGTGAGAGAGAGAGAGAGAGAGAGAGAGAGAGAGAGAGAGAGAGAGAGAGNNNNNNNNNNNNACCAGCTACAATGGACTTCCTAACCGAATCCAATTCGTTCATGTTTGATGAGCTGATTTCTGTTTCCACTCTCTCCACAAGTCCTTCCAACTGGTCACGGATATCTCTCGCTCTTTTCATGCTCCTTACCTGAACATAGTTCTCATAGCACCACTGTGTAGAGTAGTTCGTTTCCTTCCACGAGCTGTAAACCTTTTGAGCAAAGCAATGTGGTCACCGACATTTCCAGCGTGAAAATTCATCCTCGCATTGTCAGCGTGAACCTGCTTGTCCTTAGGCCCGTAGAAGACAGACCCTCCAACCGACAGCATAGCAGCAATCGATAACACCTCATCTGAGCACTTGTACTTATCCGAAACAACAATCATCTTCGACAACATGGGATCAAGGGGAAACTCCGCCATCCTCCTACCAGCTTTCGTCAGCTCACCAACCTTATTCAGAGCACCCAGACCGAACAGAAGCTCCAAAGCCTTCACGAGTGCTTCAGCAGGTGGAGGGTCCATGAAATCAAAGCTGATCAGATCATGGATCCCAAGACTCTTCAAAGCAAGCACCACGCTCGCGAGATTCGTCCTCTGCACTTCCGGCACCGTGCTTTCCTCCAAGTCGTTCTTGTAGTTAAACGCTGTGTAGAGACGGTAACACTTCCCCGCGCTTGTTCTTCCAGCTCGACCAGCGCGTTGAGTCGCTGAAGCCTTGGAGATGGGAGTGATCAGCAAAAACTCCATCCCTGTCCTCGGGTTATACGACTTCATCTTGCTGAATCCAGGATCTACAACATACTTTATAGTTGTTATCTTAACCGACTCGAAAACTGAAAGAACCGAACAAGATCATAACCAAATTTTAGAGATAACCAAACGGTTTCTATATCTTTATAAACAAAAAAAAAAAACTAAAAACTGAAAGAATTGAACCAAAAACTGAACACCTGGACCTAAGGAGGGAGTAAAAAGATATATTTAAGCGTGTGTATTTTGTTTTTGAGCCTAACCCACTTCACATGTAATGAAACCACTTGTATTGCCTTTTGTTGGGCCTTCATTATATTAAAAGTGGTTGACAGAGAAAGAAAAAAAAGAGAGAAGAAGCATATAATAAATTGTTTTAGAGGTTGGAGGGAATTCGGAGTTAGAGATAGAGAGGAATCGTAAGCATAAAGAGTTATAGATAGAGTTGAATCTGAAGTATAAAGAGTTATAGATCCGTACAAATAAATTGAGCGAGTGGGTTGGTATTATATAAAGGAAGACTAAAAGGGTTTGTAGTTTGTACTAGTAAGAATAATGTTTCTCTTTGTCGGCGGGATCAGGAAGCTCCGATCGTTCTCCACGGCGGCGGCTCAGCCGTATCTCCTGGTCAGAGAGAGGGAAGTCACCGTGAAGTCGTCCAGTGAAAGAGTGGTCACCTTAAATCTGTTGGATCCGTGTAAGCTTGAGACGGTGAAGATCCCCGGCAAGACTCTCCCGACGGAGGTTGCTAAGTCGTTGAGGATAGGTTCATCCAAGGG
Proteins encoded in this window:
- the LOC106341174 gene encoding heat stress transcription factor B-4b-like, producing the protein MRCKRHTVDSSSTIGVCASCLRERLFSLAASEDNDHHHHVHSRTSPPPPPPPLVFPRSVSPYAAARNSDAGGGGDSLASYGGEGSKSSEKVFETNRSVKKKQTGLSRFSTLFGTDRSWFSMVLSPRSKTTTCYIEDLIAAESNHHQQRPRHSYCKGMSPANELESFDDSPGRARRTPATTGTPGRRKTAATTMGLCLSPLVRAKPNCSFGYTGYHPKSPVKPHISTATSFSANRSKKLADFGRADNRR
- the LOC106337312 gene encoding ras-related protein RABH1b-like: MAPVSALAKYKLVFLGDQSVGKTSIITRFMYDKFDNTYQATIGIDFLSKTMYLEDRTVRLQLWDTAGQERFRSLIPSYIRDSSVAVIVYDVASRQSFLNTAKWIDEVRTERGSDVIVVLVGNKTDLVDKRQVSIEEAEAKARELNVMFIETSAKAGFNIKALFRKIAAALPGMETLSSTKQEDMVDVNLKSSNANASSAQQQSGGCSC
- the LOC106339231 gene encoding LOW QUALITY PROTEIN: putative pre-mRNA-splicing factor ATP-dependent RNA helicase DHX16 (The sequence of the model RefSeq protein was modified relative to this genomic sequence to represent the inferred CDS: deleted 2 bases in 1 codon) gives rise to the protein MKAQQKVQVFIFESVKITTIKYVVDPGFSKMKSYNPRTGMEFLLITPISKASATQRAGRAGRTSAGKCYRLYTAFNYKNDLEESTVPEVQRTNLASVVLALKSLGIHDLISFDFMDPPPAEALVKALELLFGLGALNKVGELTKAGRRMAEFPLDPMLSKMIVVSDKYKCSDEVLSIAAMLSVGGSVFYGPKDKQVHADNARMNFHAGNVGDHIALLKVYSSWKETNYSTQWCYENYVQVRSMKRARDIRDQLEGLVERVETEISSSNMNELDSVRKSIVAGFFPHTARLQKNGSYRTVKHPQTVHIHPNSGLSQLFFVGVVVYHELVLTSKEYMRQVTELKPEWLIELAPHYYQLKDVEDDASKKMPKAAAI